From Halococcus saccharolyticus DSM 5350, the proteins below share one genomic window:
- a CDS encoding SDR family NAD(P)-dependent oxidoreductase, whose amino-acid sequence MIDPDLAGRTALVTGSAKGVGRELLLALADCGASVAVHYNTSADAADDVAELAREHDVDVTTAQADVTDPEAVDDLFATVEGELGSVDVLVNNVGAFAPTHWEVIDFETWNRVLETNLNGTYLCSKRALDGMRAAEWGRIVNVGYASADRLLVSPQNFPYFVAKAGVLMFTRMLAADTQEEGITVNAISPYVVENSDVFPDSLPRGRAAKFEDMVQAMCFFLEADSDYLSGQNVAVDGGWRPERV is encoded by the coding sequence ATGATCGACCCCGATCTCGCCGGCCGAACGGCGCTCGTCACCGGCAGTGCGAAGGGTGTCGGCCGTGAGCTCCTGCTCGCGCTCGCCGACTGTGGTGCGTCGGTCGCCGTCCACTACAACACCAGCGCCGACGCCGCCGACGATGTGGCCGAACTGGCCCGCGAGCACGACGTCGACGTCACGACTGCACAGGCCGACGTCACCGACCCCGAGGCCGTCGACGACCTCTTTGCCACCGTCGAGGGCGAGTTGGGGAGCGTGGACGTGCTCGTGAACAACGTGGGTGCGTTCGCGCCGACTCACTGGGAGGTGATCGACTTCGAGACGTGGAATCGGGTGCTCGAAACCAACCTGAACGGGACCTACCTCTGTTCGAAGCGCGCGCTGGATGGGATGCGCGCGGCCGAGTGGGGCCGGATCGTCAACGTCGGCTACGCGAGCGCCGACCGACTGCTCGTCAGCCCACAGAACTTCCCCTATTTTGTGGCCAAAGCAGGCGTGTTGATGTTCACTCGGATGCTCGCCGCCGACACCCAAGAGGAGGGGATCACGGTAAACGCGATCTCACCGTACGTGGTCGAGAACTCCGACGTGTTCCCCGACAGCCTGCCTCGTGGACGAGCAGCGAAATTCGAGGACATGGTCCAGGCGATGTGCTTTTTCCTCGAAGCCGACAGCGACTATCTGAGCGGACAGAACGTCGCTGTCGACGGCGGGTGGCGGCCAGAGCGAGTGTAA
- a CDS encoding bifunctional nuclease family protein — protein MHAHIDAVRVAGTPSGPVPVVLLASDGEPDLLPIFIGFNEATAIARGLDAVDIGRPLTHDLLLDVVEELGGRVDRVVVDAIEESEDGGGTYTANLHLDTPRADAVIDARPSDSLALAARTGADIEIDPGVFDEGGRPRETFDELQDIREVDEL, from the coding sequence ATGCACGCCCACATCGACGCGGTCCGTGTCGCGGGCACGCCCTCCGGGCCGGTCCCCGTCGTGCTCCTCGCGAGCGACGGCGAGCCCGATCTCTTGCCGATCTTCATCGGATTCAACGAGGCGACCGCGATCGCCCGCGGTCTCGACGCGGTCGATATCGGCCGCCCGCTGACCCACGACCTCCTGCTCGACGTGGTCGAGGAGCTCGGCGGCCGGGTGGATCGCGTGGTGGTCGACGCCATCGAGGAGAGCGAGGACGGCGGCGGGACCTACACCGCGAACCTCCACCTCGACACGCCGCGCGCGGACGCCGTGATCGACGCTCGGCCGAGCGATTCGCTCGCGCTCGCCGCGCGGACCGGGGCCGACATCGAGATCGATCCCGGTGTGTTCGACGAGGGCGGCCGACCGCGCGAGACCTTCGATGAACTCCAAGACATCCGCGAGGTGGACGAGCTGTGA
- a CDS encoding DUF5518 domain-containing protein — MTNWRAVGIGFLVHIVLGIVGAPIGIGPLAAGIVSGFVAGYVAGGGIGSGAWHGLLAGSIGGVVLAIVLGIAITIGAGIAGGPLGGLLGGSALVVGVIIAIVSGLESALGGAIAGLL, encoded by the coding sequence ATGACGAACTGGCGTGCGGTCGGGATCGGATTCCTCGTTCACATCGTGCTCGGGATCGTCGGTGCGCCGATCGGGATCGGCCCGCTCGCCGCCGGGATCGTCTCCGGGTTCGTCGCGGGCTACGTCGCCGGCGGCGGTATCGGGAGCGGTGCGTGGCACGGCCTGCTCGCGGGATCGATCGGTGGAGTCGTGCTCGCGATCGTCCTCGGGATCGCGATCACGATCGGGGCCGGCATCGCCGGCGGCCCGCTCGGTGGACTGCTCGGCGGCAGCGCGCTCGTCGTCGGCGTGATCATCGCGATCGTGTCGGGACTCGAAAGCGCGCTCGGCGGGGCGATCGCCGGACTTCTCTGA
- a CDS encoding LVIVD repeat-containing protein, with protein MRRRELLYAAAGTLSLPAVARRSTAQSRYEPLGRVPLDGATEVVTSDDGRTAFLAATTGFGVVDLSDPQNPRVLADRRELLADRENGPLRDIRDAKLAGDRLIVVGPANPGAGINAMVLYDVSDPANPERVAVHETDYAIHNAFLTDSRAYLSQFDGDTVGMTIVDIEDDDPERVGRWSILNEPNWGEIPLFPATVHDIWVQDGTAYIAHWDAGTWLVDVRDPSNPTAITRVGGLPPDKLASLSGEALQRAQLVPPGNSHYVTVDDDAAVMGVGVESWAVEGEGGPGGITLWDIESPQNPEELATIDPPPTPAPSYGGLWTTAHNFDLANGRLYSSWYRGGVKIHDVSDPANPEEIARWRRSQDTSFWATVLGVPGEFFVGCSWNQYGELPQAYLYTFPDRAGPVPESTATAATGRNATANRNTTTANGSVPTATGSAGGAEAASNETADGGSAGAGPGFGVPAALGGVGLAAWRYLRRDDESKTR; from the coding sequence ATGCGACGCCGGGAACTGCTGTACGCTGCGGCCGGGACGCTCTCGCTGCCGGCCGTCGCCCGGCGCTCGACCGCCCAATCCAGGTACGAGCCACTTGGGCGCGTTCCGCTCGATGGCGCGACCGAAGTCGTCACGAGCGACGACGGCCGGACGGCCTTTCTCGCCGCCACGACCGGATTCGGCGTCGTCGATCTGAGCGATCCACAAAATCCGCGGGTGCTCGCCGACCGCCGAGAGCTGCTCGCCGACCGCGAGAACGGTCCCCTCCGCGACATCCGCGACGCCAAACTCGCTGGTGACCGACTGATCGTCGTCGGTCCCGCAAACCCGGGTGCGGGGATCAACGCGATGGTGCTCTACGACGTGAGTGACCCGGCGAACCCCGAACGAGTCGCGGTCCACGAGACCGACTACGCCATCCACAACGCCTTCCTGACGGATAGTCGAGCGTATCTCTCGCAGTTCGACGGCGATACCGTCGGGATGACGATCGTCGATATCGAAGACGACGACCCGGAGCGTGTCGGGCGGTGGTCGATCCTCAATGAGCCGAACTGGGGAGAGATTCCCCTGTTTCCCGCGACGGTCCACGACATCTGGGTGCAGGACGGGACGGCCTACATCGCCCACTGGGACGCCGGGACGTGGCTGGTCGACGTGCGCGACCCATCGAATCCGACCGCGATCACGCGAGTTGGTGGCCTGCCGCCGGATAAGCTCGCGTCGCTCTCGGGTGAAGCACTCCAGCGCGCACAGCTGGTTCCGCCGGGCAACTCACACTACGTTACCGTCGACGACGACGCAGCAGTCATGGGCGTCGGGGTCGAGTCGTGGGCCGTCGAGGGCGAGGGCGGCCCGGGCGGGATCACACTCTGGGACATCGAGTCGCCGCAAAATCCCGAAGAGCTCGCCACGATCGATCCCCCACCGACACCGGCCCCGAGCTACGGCGGGCTCTGGACCACCGCGCACAACTTCGACCTCGCCAACGGCCGACTCTACTCGTCGTGGTACCGCGGCGGCGTGAAGATCCACGACGTGAGCGATCCCGCGAACCCCGAGGAGATCGCCCGCTGGCGACGAAGCCAGGACACGAGTTTCTGGGCGACCGTGCTCGGGGTCCCCGGGGAGTTCTTCGTGGGCTGTAGCTGGAACCAGTATGGCGAACTCCCGCAGGCGTACCTCTACACGTTCCCCGATCGTGCCGGCCCGGTGCCAGAATCGACCGCAACAGCCGCAACGGGCCGCAACGCAACAGCGAACCGCAACACGACGACCGCGAACGGCTCCGTACCGACGGCAACTGGTTCGGCAGGCGGAGCCGAAGCAGCGAGCAATGAAACTGCCGATGGGGGCAGCGCTGGTGCAGGACCAGGGTTCGGCGTGCCCGCGGCACTCGGTGGCGTCGGCCTCGCGGCGTGGCGATACCTCCGTCGGGATGACGAGTCGAAAACGCGGTAG
- the trxA gene encoding thioredoxin: MTVRLKDFYADWCGPCKTQDPILEEMEEDLNGDVEFEKIDVEAEQEVANEYQVRSLPTLVIENDDGVVERFIGVTQRDELETAIEKAGA; this comes from the coding sequence ATGACTGTCCGGTTGAAAGACTTTTACGCGGACTGGTGTGGCCCCTGCAAGACACAGGATCCGATCCTCGAAGAGATGGAAGAGGATCTGAACGGCGACGTCGAATTCGAGAAGATCGACGTCGAAGCCGAACAGGAGGTCGCCAACGAGTATCAGGTGCGCTCGCTCCCGACGCTCGTGATCGAGAACGACGACGGCGTCGTCGAGCGGTTCATCGGCGTGACCCAGCGCGACGAACTCGAAACCGCGATCGAGAAAGCCGGCGCATAG
- a CDS encoding NOG1 family protein translates to MIFEDLPTTPTAEELIDRAFSRATRAGRAKSGTEAQQSMLQTAANVLSDNLEHVVTSWPDFDTVEPFYYELADSLVAVDEVRKSLSEVGWASRKTDEIKNEYQGRLHGDIETARKLRKQAFARLADVVEEVADDLDRLGEARDDLRALPDIRPDEPTIVVAGFPNVGKSSFVNHVTNARHEIASYPFTTTRVGVGHLTRDHIRYQLVDTPGLLDRDSGKRNDIELQAESALTHAADCVLVFVDASESCGYPLADQRALETAVRERFDVPVLTVCSKADRSRDLDADRYLSVEAGEGVEELIDAAVDAIGYEPELP, encoded by the coding sequence ATGATTTTCGAGGATCTGCCGACGACGCCCACTGCGGAGGAGCTGATCGACCGGGCGTTCTCGCGGGCGACACGAGCCGGCCGGGCGAAATCCGGGACCGAAGCCCAGCAGTCGATGCTTCAGACCGCGGCGAACGTGCTTTCGGACAATCTCGAACACGTCGTGACGAGCTGGCCCGACTTCGACACCGTCGAGCCGTTTTACTACGAACTCGCCGATTCGCTCGTCGCAGTCGACGAAGTACGGAAGAGTCTCTCCGAGGTGGGATGGGCGAGCCGGAAGACCGACGAGATCAAAAACGAGTACCAGGGCCGACTCCACGGCGACATCGAGACCGCGCGCAAGCTCAGAAAACAGGCGTTCGCGCGGCTCGCGGACGTGGTGGAGGAGGTGGCCGACGACCTTGATCGCCTCGGTGAAGCGCGCGATGACCTCCGCGCACTTCCCGATATCCGCCCCGACGAGCCCACGATCGTGGTCGCGGGCTTTCCGAACGTCGGCAAGTCCTCGTTCGTCAACCACGTCACGAACGCCCGCCACGAGATCGCGTCGTATCCCTTTACCACTACTCGGGTTGGCGTCGGTCACCTCACTCGCGACCACATCCGCTACCAGCTCGTCGACACCCCGGGACTGCTCGATCGCGACTCCGGGAAACGCAATGACATCGAGCTCCAGGCCGAGAGCGCGCTCACCCACGCCGCCGACTGCGTGCTGGTGTTCGTCGACGCGAGCGAGTCGTGTGGCTACCCGCTCGCCGACCAACGTGCGCTCGAAACCGCTGTCCGTGAGCGCTTCGACGTCCCAGTGCTCACGGTGTGTTCGAAGGCCGACCGTTCGCGTGATCTCGACGCCGACCGTTATCTGAGCGTCGAGGCGGGCGAGGGGGTCGAGGAGCTGATCGACGCGGCGGTCGACGCGATCGGCTACGAACCCGAGTTACCCTGA
- the hisE gene encoding phosphoribosyl-ATP diphosphatase has product MSDDQSSAADRVSDEPVLDELFAIIEERRDTLPEGSYTASLFTHEKGENAVLEKLGEESTELVLAAKDDDREELLHESADIVYHLLVLLAMKDADVGDLRAELRERR; this is encoded by the coding sequence GTGAGCGACGACCAGTCGTCGGCCGCGGACCGGGTGTCGGACGAGCCGGTGCTCGACGAGCTGTTCGCAATCATCGAAGAACGCCGGGACACCCTCCCTGAAGGATCGTACACGGCGTCGCTGTTCACCCACGAGAAAGGCGAGAACGCGGTACTCGAAAAACTGGGGGAAGAGAGCACGGAGCTCGTGCTCGCGGCGAAGGACGACGATCGCGAGGAGCTCCTCCACGAGAGCGCCGACATCGTCTATCACCTGCTCGTGCTGCTCGCGATGAAGGATGCGGACGTGGGCGACCTGCGCGCGGAACTGCGCGAACGACGGTAG
- a CDS encoding alpha,alpha-trehalose-phosphate synthase (UDP-forming): MAADAGGTDGTPPVADDLIVVSNRQPYTHSYEHDDAGERTISVNRPAGGLTAGLDPVMQETDGTWVAWGDGEADADVTDSNGEVRMPPESEAYTLKRLWLSEEEVEGYYYGYSNRVLWPLCHGGTMKTEYVERYWQRYQQVNDRFAEAVAESASDDPLVWFQDYHFTLAPRAVRDALDDPFIMHFWHITWPGWDTFRACPQGEQLLEGLLGNDLLGFHVERYCENFLDCVDRALDDAFIDEDGGRINYEGHTTTVRAFPLGIDAESIREESAAADASFEADIRSTYGIGADTTMIVGVDRLDYTKGIVERLEALERLWEIEPEYQGTVTYVQKASESRSLIPDYQDLQQNVRETIERINDRFGTDDWQPVVYIDEFIPQSELCGLYRYSDVMLVSAVRDGMNLVAKEYVAAQVDDDGVLVLSDQAGAHEELGEHALTINPYDTESFADTIQQALAMAPDERRNRMAALRERVASHDLYAWMDDVFETARDLREQRDHDGG; the protein is encoded by the coding sequence ATGGCGGCTGACGCCGGCGGTACGGACGGGACCCCGCCCGTCGCCGACGACCTGATCGTCGTCTCGAACCGCCAGCCGTACACACACAGCTACGAGCACGACGACGCGGGCGAGCGGACCATCAGTGTCAACCGCCCCGCCGGCGGGCTCACGGCCGGACTCGATCCGGTGATGCAGGAGACCGACGGGACGTGGGTCGCGTGGGGTGACGGCGAGGCCGACGCCGACGTCACCGATTCCAATGGCGAGGTCCGGATGCCACCCGAGTCCGAGGCCTACACCCTCAAACGCCTCTGGCTCTCCGAGGAGGAAGTCGAGGGGTACTACTACGGCTACAGCAATCGCGTGCTCTGGCCGCTGTGTCACGGCGGCACGATGAAGACCGAGTACGTCGAGCGCTACTGGCAGCGCTACCAGCAGGTCAACGACCGGTTCGCCGAGGCTGTCGCGGAATCGGCGAGCGACGACCCCCTCGTGTGGTTTCAGGACTACCACTTCACGCTCGCACCGCGTGCGGTGCGCGACGCGCTCGACGACCCGTTCATCATGCACTTCTGGCACATCACGTGGCCAGGCTGGGACACCTTCCGGGCGTGTCCGCAAGGCGAGCAGCTGCTCGAAGGGCTCCTCGGGAACGATCTCTTGGGATTTCACGTCGAGCGCTACTGCGAGAACTTCCTCGACTGCGTGGATCGCGCGCTCGACGACGCCTTCATCGACGAGGACGGTGGTCGGATCAACTACGAGGGCCACACTACTACTGTTCGAGCGTTCCCGCTCGGGATCGACGCCGAATCGATCCGCGAGGAGAGCGCGGCCGCCGATGCGTCGTTCGAGGCCGACATCCGCTCGACGTACGGCATCGGTGCCGACACCACCATGATCGTCGGTGTCGACAGGTTGGATTACACCAAGGGGATCGTCGAGCGCCTCGAAGCGCTCGAACGGCTCTGGGAGATCGAACCCGAGTACCAGGGGACGGTGACGTACGTCCAGAAGGCGAGCGAGAGCCGCTCGCTGATCCCCGATTACCAGGATCTCCAGCAGAACGTCCGGGAGACGATCGAGCGGATCAACGACCGCTTTGGCACCGACGACTGGCAGCCCGTGGTCTACATCGACGAGTTCATCCCCCAATCCGAGCTCTGCGGGCTGTACCGCTACTCCGACGTGATGCTCGTGAGCGCGGTTCGGGACGGGATGAACCTCGTCGCGAAGGAGTACGTCGCGGCGCAGGTCGACGACGACGGCGTGTTGGTGCTCTCGGATCAGGCCGGCGCACACGAGGAGCTCGGCGAACACGCGCTCACGATCAACCCCTACGACACCGAGTCGTTCGCCGACACCATCCAGCAGGCGCTCGCGATGGCTCCCGACGAGCGCCGCAATCGGATGGCCGCGCTCCGCGAACGGGTCGCCTCACACGACCTCTACGCGTGGATGGACGACGTGTTCGAGACCGCCCGCGACCTCCGCGAGCAACGCGATCACGATGGCGGGTGA
- the pdxT gene encoding pyridoxal 5'-phosphate synthase glutaminase subunit PdxT, giving the protein MTLTAGVIAVQGDFREHAAAIERAAHAHGERVETVEIHTVGTVPECDLLLLPGGESTTISAHLHREGIATEIEAHVAAGKPLLATCAGLIVAAADAGDDRVDTLGLIDVTVDRNAFGRQRDSFETHLDVTGLDEPFPAVFIRAPRVGTVGDAEVLASFDGHPVAVRDGPVIGTAFHPELTDDARIHGLAFFETVTV; this is encoded by the coding sequence ATGACTCTCACAGCCGGCGTGATCGCGGTTCAGGGCGATTTCCGAGAGCACGCTGCTGCCATCGAACGCGCGGCGCACGCCCACGGCGAGCGTGTCGAGACGGTCGAGATCCACACCGTAGGCACAGTTCCGGAGTGTGACCTCCTCCTCCTTCCCGGGGGTGAATCCACGACCATTTCGGCACACCTCCACCGCGAGGGGATCGCCACAGAAATCGAGGCCCACGTCGCGGCCGGTAAACCTCTACTCGCGACGTGTGCGGGACTGATCGTCGCCGCCGCCGACGCGGGCGACGACCGCGTCGACACGCTCGGACTGATCGACGTCACCGTCGATCGCAACGCGTTCGGCCGCCAGCGTGACAGTTTCGAGACCCACCTCGACGTCACCGGATTGGACGAGCCGTTCCCGGCGGTGTTCATCCGTGCACCGCGGGTTGGGACGGTGGGCGACGCAGAAGTACTCGCGTCGTTCGACGGCCACCCCGTCGCGGTCCGTGACGGACCGGTGATCGGGACCGCGTTCCACCCCGAACTCACCGACGACGCTCGCATCCACGGGCTCGCCTTCTTCGAGACAGTCACGGTTTGA
- the otsB gene encoding trehalose-phosphatase produces MAGESTGGDAGTGSDGETGSDGRRAGADGPDRPPALFDETGEPLAAVADRLATADGLFFCTDFDGTLSAIDEDPDAPEIAPDNREALRELRDHDRVRVAVISGRELADLRPRVGIEGIAYAGNHGLEVFRDGATTVHPVAKKRQRDLERIVADLEDRLADTDCFVEDKSVSATIHYRAAPERAEAVHTAVEETVERIAPSGFERSVGKEIVELTPAVAWDKGAALSLLTAEQDDWLPVYVGDDTTDEAAFRELGERGVGIHVGAGEETAADYRIDNPPAVERLLDWFHTEGLAALDRSSSA; encoded by the coding sequence ATGGCGGGTGAGTCGACCGGCGGTGATGCGGGGACGGGCAGTGACGGCGAAACTGGCAGCGATGGGAGGCGAGCCGGTGCGGATGGCCCCGACCGCCCGCCGGCGCTGTTCGACGAAACCGGCGAGCCGCTCGCGGCGGTCGCCGATCGGCTCGCCACCGCCGACGGGCTCTTCTTCTGTACGGACTTCGACGGCACGCTTTCGGCCATCGACGAGGATCCCGACGCACCCGAAATCGCGCCCGACAACCGCGAGGCGCTCCGCGAGCTCCGCGATCACGACCGGGTCCGGGTAGCGGTCATCAGCGGCCGGGAGCTCGCCGATCTCCGGCCGCGCGTGGGTATCGAGGGGATCGCGTACGCCGGTAACCACGGGCTCGAAGTCTTCCGGGACGGCGCGACCACCGTCCATCCGGTGGCGAAGAAACGACAGCGCGATCTCGAACGTATCGTCGCCGATCTCGAGGATCGGCTCGCGGACACCGACTGTTTCGTCGAGGACAAATCGGTGAGCGCGACAATCCACTACCGTGCGGCCCCCGAGCGGGCCGAGGCGGTCCACACGGCTGTCGAGGAGACGGTCGAGCGGATCGCGCCGAGCGGGTTCGAGCGCTCGGTCGGCAAGGAGATCGTGGAACTCACGCCGGCGGTCGCGTGGGACAAGGGCGCAGCGCTCTCGCTGTTGACCGCCGAGCAAGACGACTGGCTCCCAGTGTACGTCGGCGACGACACCACCGACGAGGCGGCGTTCCGCGAACTCGGTGAGCGGGGAGTCGGCATCCACGTCGGTGCGGGCGAGGAGACCGCGGCGGACTACCGGATCGACAACCCGCCGGCGGTAGAGCGGCTGCTCGATTGGTTCCACACTGAGGGACTCGCTGCGCTCGATCGATCGTCGTCCGCCTAG
- a CDS encoding preprotein translocase subunit Sec61beta — MSSGQNSGGLMSSAGLVRYFDAEDRNAIRIDPKTVVAFGVAFGILILVLNVL, encoded by the coding sequence ATGAGCAGCGGTCAGAACTCCGGCGGGTTGATGTCGAGTGCGGGCCTGGTCAGGTACTTCGACGCCGAAGACCGCAACGCCATCCGGATCGATCCGAAAACCGTCGTCGCGTTCGGTGTGGCGTTCGGCATCCTGATCCTCGTGTTGAACGTGCTGTAA
- a CDS encoding DUF7532 family protein: protein MHFDQRTQRALADVGLSSDEIRAASEAVVAATDDAADELEAFFGDLDTVYSDMDQAHSASEFPEHGVEYLDLFTHADDIRGYLRFSTWGVPVEGGRVLTDDVVELSLGPTVRDRVRFAADRDTLR, encoded by the coding sequence ATGCATTTCGATCAGCGAACCCAGCGCGCGCTTGCCGACGTGGGACTCTCCTCTGACGAGATTCGTGCGGCGAGCGAGGCAGTCGTCGCGGCCACAGACGACGCTGCCGACGAGCTCGAAGCCTTCTTCGGCGATCTCGATACGGTCTACTCCGACATGGACCAGGCCCACAGCGCGAGCGAGTTCCCCGAGCACGGCGTGGAGTATCTCGACCTGTTCACCCACGCCGACGACATCCGGGGATACCTCCGTTTCTCGACGTGGGGCGTCCCGGTCGAAGGTGGGCGTGTCCTCACCGACGACGTGGTCGAACTCTCGCTCGGGCCCACAGTTCGGGATCGGGTCCGTTTCGCGGCCGACCGCGACACGCTGCGGTAG
- a CDS encoding ROK family protein, whose translation MARYAGVDLGGTNVRAVVADADGKIDGSDKRPVPPDLSTGLPVTDAILDCLREACLAADTSPEAIEAVGVAAAGRLDPTEGIVEPTNIAVDTVPLTGPISNLVDSDRIHLHKDVAAGVIGERYHAERNPDDMVYLTISSGIGAGVTVDGSVLKGWDSNAGEVGHYAVDPAGRLTCGCGHDGHWEAYCSGSNIPAYARLLWNDADRPATALPIDEEGFDAVDVFAHAREDAFAEQVVDRLAEWNAMGVAGVVHAYAPLVISVGGAVALNNEALVVDPIRDRLDDLVMTNVPEVRLTEFGDDVVVRGALASALTDGTGDPADRRE comes from the coding sequence ATGGCGAGGTACGCCGGCGTCGATCTCGGGGGGACGAACGTCCGCGCGGTCGTCGCCGACGCCGACGGTAAAATCGATGGCAGCGACAAGCGGCCGGTCCCGCCCGACCTCTCCACGGGGCTCCCGGTCACCGACGCGATACTCGACTGTCTCCGCGAGGCGTGCCTGGCGGCGGACACGTCTCCGGAGGCGATCGAGGCAGTCGGTGTGGCCGCCGCCGGCCGCCTCGATCCCACCGAAGGGATCGTCGAACCGACCAACATCGCGGTCGACACCGTTCCGCTCACCGGGCCGATCTCGAACCTCGTGGACTCGGATCGAATCCACCTCCACAAGGACGTCGCCGCGGGCGTGATCGGCGAACGGTATCACGCCGAGCGTAACCCCGACGACATGGTCTACCTCACGATTTCGAGCGGGATCGGTGCGGGCGTCACCGTCGATGGCTCCGTCCTCAAAGGGTGGGACAGCAACGCGGGCGAGGTCGGCCACTACGCCGTCGACCCCGCGGGACGGCTGACCTGTGGCTGTGGCCACGACGGTCACTGGGAGGCGTACTGCTCGGGGTCGAACATCCCGGCGTACGCACGGCTGCTCTGGAACGACGCCGACCGACCCGCGACCGCCCTCCCGATCGACGAGGAGGGGTTCGACGCCGTCGACGTGTTCGCCCACGCTCGCGAGGACGCGTTCGCCGAACAGGTCGTCGATCGCCTCGCGGAGTGGAACGCGATGGGCGTGGCGGGCGTGGTCCACGCCTACGCGCCGCTCGTGATCTCGGTCGGTGGGGCGGTCGCGCTCAACAACGAGGCACTCGTGGTCGATCCGATCCGCGACCGGCTCGACGACCTCGTGATGACCAACGTCCCCGAGGTCAGACTCACCGAGTTCGGCGACGACGTCGTAGTCCGGGGCGCGCTCGCGAGCGCGCTCACCGACGGCACCGGCGATCCGGCCGATCGCCGCGAGTGA